The following are from one region of the Hydrogenophaga sp. BPS33 genome:
- a CDS encoding Csu type fimbrial protein: MTHRCPTRVDQKLPRGALRIGLKDALRAAITAAICVSTPALWAGSCEVTAGALAFGPYQPLTFQSKLMSLDKDSTADITVDCIAIDQGGAYSISLGEINGSIANRTLRIQKPGSPAMNFNIFINPDRTVIWGDGTTGAVLSGSIPANNSTQSHTVFGRIPQGQHSLHVGEDYTGQGTVTITYNP, translated from the coding sequence ATGACCCATCGTTGCCCAACCCGTGTCGACCAAAAGCTCCCTCGAGGCGCCCTGCGCATCGGTCTGAAAGATGCACTCCGCGCAGCGATCACAGCCGCAATTTGTGTGAGCACGCCGGCTTTATGGGCCGGATCCTGCGAAGTCACCGCAGGTGCCTTGGCCTTTGGGCCGTATCAGCCGCTGACGTTCCAAAGCAAGTTGATGTCGCTCGACAAGGACAGCACGGCCGATATCACGGTGGATTGCATCGCCATAGACCAAGGCGGCGCCTATTCCATCAGCCTTGGAGAAATCAACGGAAGCATCGCCAACCGCACCTTGCGGATTCAGAAGCCGGGCTCTCCAGCGATGAACTTCAATATATTCATCAATCCTGATCGCACCGTGATCTGGGGTGATGGCACCACAGGTGCGGTGTTATCAGGTTCGATCCCTGCAAACAACAGCACCCAGAGCCACACTGTTTTCGGAAGAATCCCTCAGGGACAGCACTCGTTGCACGTTGGGGAGGATTACACCGGCCAGGGGACTGTCACGATTACCTATAACCCTTGA
- a CDS encoding RNA-guided endonuclease InsQ/TnpB family protein, producing MPKRSCRPSHERPHATRVLHLRLKDRHTAQLLKMAADVNFVWNYCNELSFKVWERERRFMSGFDFSPYTRGASKEGLSIGSAVFQEVSEEFAKKRRAAKRVKLRWRVSRGSRRSLGWIPFKARSLSYKAGQVSFQGMKLSLWDSYGLADYELGAGNLCEDSRGRWYLNVCVKVKKETLPRPAAEVKVDAVGIDLGLKDLLTTSEGERVPAQRFYRDLEPRLAVAQRAGRKQRVKAIHAKIANRRRDHLHKLSTDLVRMHQAVFVGNVNAQALTQTRMAKSVLDAGWSAFRTMLQYKCDDAGVWFKEVDEKFSTQECSACGARTGPKGLAGLSERSWACGACGAHHHRDVNSALVIRARGLAWLENEFSTVGEARAEEPVVNEHGPSGLCAVGHDRPVVGIPVLQGGEDVNKVQ from the coding sequence ATGCCCAAACGCTCCTGTCGCCCTTCGCACGAAAGACCGCACGCCACGCGCGTGCTGCACCTTCGGCTCAAGGACAGGCACACCGCCCAACTTCTGAAGATGGCGGCTGACGTGAACTTCGTCTGGAATTACTGCAACGAGCTTTCGTTCAAGGTCTGGGAACGCGAACGCCGCTTCATGAGCGGCTTCGACTTCAGCCCGTACACCCGAGGCGCCTCCAAGGAGGGCCTGAGCATTGGATCGGCCGTGTTCCAGGAGGTCTCCGAGGAGTTCGCCAAGAAGCGCCGGGCCGCCAAGCGCGTGAAACTGCGCTGGCGCGTCTCTCGCGGTTCCCGGCGCAGCTTGGGTTGGATTCCATTCAAGGCCCGCTCGCTGAGCTACAAGGCCGGCCAGGTGTCCTTCCAGGGGATGAAGCTCTCCCTGTGGGACAGCTACGGCCTGGCCGACTACGAGCTCGGCGCGGGCAACCTCTGCGAAGATAGTCGCGGTCGCTGGTATCTCAACGTGTGCGTCAAGGTGAAGAAGGAGACGCTGCCTCGCCCTGCGGCTGAGGTCAAGGTCGACGCCGTGGGCATCGACCTGGGGCTGAAGGACCTGCTGACCACCAGCGAGGGTGAGCGGGTCCCCGCCCAGCGCTTCTACCGCGACCTGGAGCCCCGGCTGGCGGTAGCGCAGCGCGCCGGCCGCAAGCAACGCGTGAAGGCCATCCACGCCAAGATTGCGAACCGCAGGAGGGACCACCTGCACAAACTCTCGACCGATCTGGTGCGCATGCACCAGGCGGTCTTCGTGGGCAACGTCAACGCCCAGGCGCTCACCCAGACCAGGATGGCCAAGTCCGTCCTGGACGCCGGGTGGAGTGCGTTTCGAACCATGCTGCAGTACAAGTGCGATGACGCAGGCGTGTGGTTCAAGGAGGTTGACGAGAAGTTCTCCACGCAGGAGTGCAGCGCCTGTGGCGCGCGCACCGGACCGAAGGGCCTGGCGGGCCTAAGCGAACGGAGTTGGGCGTGCGGCGCCTGCGGCGCTCACCACCACCGAGACGTGAACAGCGCGCTCGTGATTCGAGCGCGAGGGTTGGCTTGGCTGGAGAACGAATTTTCCACGGTGGGGGAGGCGAGAGCCGAGGAACCCGTCGTGAATGAGCACGGGCCTTCAGGCCTGTGCGCGGTCGGGCATGACCGTCCAGTTGTGGGAATCCCCGTCCTTCAGGGCGGGGAGGATGTCAACAAAGTGCAATAG
- a CDS encoding peptidylprolyl isomerase, whose amino-acid sequence MNTVPVSFTRSMLTLAVALVAGLAPVSHGLAQPTTAFAVNINGEAQPPERGQLLLQEQIARGAANTPQLQSVLRETLINQTVMAQAAVKAGLDQQPQVRARLDLARQNALAQAWQQQTLQGVQPSDAELQAEYQRQVLALGTEEVRLRHVLVADEKQAQEVYAQIKGGAPFAPVVAQFSSDAATRESGGLTEWIPMGVLSPAVVKVLQGLEKGQLAAGPVETAAGWQVLRLEERRAFVAPAIDKVKPQLLQALAKKTLQAQLRALRESAKVD is encoded by the coding sequence ATGAACACCGTACCTGTTTCCTTTACCCGATCCATGCTCACCTTGGCCGTCGCACTCGTGGCCGGTCTGGCGCCTGTCAGCCATGGTCTGGCGCAGCCGACCACCGCGTTCGCGGTCAACATCAACGGTGAGGCACAGCCCCCCGAACGTGGTCAGCTGCTGCTGCAGGAGCAGATCGCCCGGGGGGCCGCCAACACGCCGCAACTTCAGTCCGTGCTGCGCGAGACGCTGATTAATCAGACCGTGATGGCGCAGGCGGCGGTGAAGGCTGGCCTGGACCAGCAGCCGCAGGTCCGGGCCAGGCTCGATCTGGCGCGTCAAAATGCCCTGGCACAAGCGTGGCAACAGCAGACCCTGCAAGGCGTTCAGCCCTCGGACGCCGAGCTGCAGGCTGAATATCAACGCCAGGTTCTGGCCCTGGGCACCGAGGAAGTGCGGCTGCGCCATGTGCTGGTAGCCGACGAAAAGCAGGCGCAGGAGGTGTATGCGCAGATTAAGGGTGGCGCCCCGTTCGCGCCGGTGGTTGCGCAGTTTTCCAGCGATGCAGCTACGCGCGAGTCGGGCGGTCTGACCGAATGGATACCGATGGGCGTGCTCTCTCCGGCGGTGGTGAAGGTGCTACAGGGACTGGAGAAAGGGCAACTTGCCGCCGGGCCCGTGGAAACTGCCGCTGGCTGGCAGGTGCTGCGTCTGGAAGAGCGGCGCGCCTTCGTCGCGCCCGCGATAGACAAGGTCAAACCCCAGCTGCTCCAAGCCCTTGCCAAAAAAACGCTGCAAGCTCAGCTCAGGGCACTGCGAGAGAGTGCCAAGGTGGATTGA